One genomic segment of Nitrospira sp. includes these proteins:
- a CDS encoding S-adenosylmethionine decarboxylase produces the protein MSISAGSESSILPTNTPVAASLPVQDMVGPGKAWGLCTAVDLQDCNPDLIRDADHIKRYVVELCELIGMKRFGECQVVNFGEGRVAGYSMVQLISTSLIGGHFANDTNNAYLDIFSCKGYDPAVVESFSKEFFGARRSMATVTLRY, from the coding sequence ATGAGCATCTCGGCTGGATCCGAGTCGTCAATCTTACCAACGAACACCCCTGTCGCCGCTTCGCTACCTGTCCAGGACATGGTAGGACCCGGCAAGGCATGGGGCCTTTGCACCGCCGTCGATCTCCAAGATTGCAATCCCGACCTCATCCGTGATGCTGACCACATCAAGCGCTACGTCGTTGAGCTGTGCGAGCTCATCGGGATGAAGCGTTTTGGCGAGTGCCAGGTCGTGAATTTCGGCGAAGGTCGTGTGGCCGGCTACTCCATGGTGCAGCTGATCTCGACGTCGTTGATCGGCGGCCATTTTGCCAACGACACCAACAACGCCTATCTCGATATTTTCAGCTGCAAGGGGTATGACCCGGCCGTCGTCGAATCCTTTTCGAAGGAATTCTTCGGCGCGCGCCGAAGTATGGCGACGGTCACGCTTCGTTACTAG